A DNA window from Anaeromyxobacter sp. contains the following coding sequences:
- a CDS encoding Ig-like domain-containing protein, which translates to MESLQIPVDGTWTKHVIPIPVSSRLTASQGLFHFAEGAEEGAYTIWFDDVQYVDLSSIEVGDADTVNVGWPSPTVAVGATFQINSAPNAIAWGPPVPTNGGNLTNVGFRYFTLTSSNPAVATVDADGVITGVSGGTASITATLGGLAVAGQASVTVTAPLGVPSTIAAAPTAPAADVISMFGSTYASVGVDTWSTGWSGCCNTLTDPFDIAGHPVKKYELRHFAGIQFVGANAIDASAMAFLHLDVWTPNGTEFQVRLVNAVGAGQTEATVTYNAGSTPALTTGAWISLDIPLSAFTGLAGRNALGQMLLLVPTSTTGVFYVDNVYFRK; encoded by the coding sequence GTGGAGTCGCTGCAGATCCCGGTGGACGGCACCTGGACCAAGCACGTCATCCCCATCCCGGTCTCGTCGAGGCTGACGGCCAGCCAGGGGCTCTTCCACTTCGCCGAGGGCGCGGAGGAGGGGGCCTACACCATCTGGTTCGACGACGTGCAGTACGTGGACCTGTCCAGCATCGAGGTCGGGGACGCCGACACCGTCAACGTCGGCTGGCCCAGCCCGACCGTGGCCGTGGGCGCCACCTTCCAGATCAACTCGGCCCCCAACGCCATCGCCTGGGGGCCCCCGGTGCCGACCAACGGCGGCAACCTCACCAACGTGGGCTTCCGCTACTTCACCCTGACCTCGAGCAACCCGGCGGTGGCCACGGTGGACGCCGACGGCGTGATCACCGGCGTCTCCGGCGGCACCGCCAGCATCACCGCCACCCTGGGCGGGCTGGCCGTGGCGGGCCAGGCCAGCGTCACCGTGACCGCGCCGCTGGGCGTGCCGTCCACCATCGCCGCCGCGCCGACGGCGCCCGCCGCCGACGTCATCTCCATGTTCGGCAGCACCTACGCCAGCGTGGGCGTGGACACCTGGAGCACCGGCTGGAGCGGCTGCTGCAACACCCTGACCGACCCGTTCGACATCGCCGGGCACCCCGTCAAGAAGTACGAGCTGCGCCACTTCGCCGGGATCCAGTTCGTGGGCGCCAACGCCATCGACGCCAGCGCCATGGCGTTCCTGCACCTGGACGTCTGGACGCCCAACGGGACCGAGTTCCAGGTCCGCCTGGTCAACGCCGTCGGCGCGGGCCAGACCGAGGCCACGGTGACCTACAACGCGGGCAGCACCCCGGCCCTCACCACCGGCGCCTGGATCTCGCTCGACATCCCGCTCAGCGCCTTCACCGGGCTGGCGGGGCGGAACGCACTGGGCCAGATGCTGCTGCTGGTGCCGACCAGCACGACCGGCGTCTTCTACGTGGACAACGTCTACTTCCGCAAGTAG
- a CDS encoding PhzF family phenazine biosynthesis protein — protein sequence MGLAPSGGQRTLAGAARPRLAVSGRTTTLAACGEGRAAGHDAPVDLTYQLLNVFTVEGVRLSGNPLCVFEDGRGLDAPTMQALARQLNLSETTFVLPPTAPGAAARVRIFTPDFEMPFAGHPTLGTAQVVSGLVGGGAALVLELAAGLVEVRHQAGGWTLRAARAPGVREPAASPDELAALVGLPPGAVARPLWVDTGVEQLLLPVRRAADVRAARPDAARLALHGRGPGGGEAMAYVFAEVAPGQVAARFFFMAGGGVVEDPATGSACANLGGWLLATGAPLPARLEVAQGEDVGRPSRLHLLVDQAGQVFVSGQVVALGRGVLTL from the coding sequence ATGGGACTGGCCCCGAGCGGGGGCCAGCGGACGCTCGCCGGCGCGGCTCGCCCGCGGCTGGCGGTGAGCGGCCGGACCACCACCCTGGCTGCTTGCGGGGAGGGGCGCGCGGCAGGGCATGATGCCCCCGTGGACCTCACCTACCAGCTCCTCAACGTCTTCACCGTCGAGGGCGTCCGGCTCTCCGGCAACCCGCTCTGTGTCTTCGAGGACGGGCGCGGCCTCGACGCGCCCACCATGCAGGCGCTGGCGCGCCAGCTCAACCTCTCGGAGACCACCTTCGTCCTGCCGCCCACGGCGCCCGGGGCCGCGGCGCGGGTGCGCATCTTCACCCCGGACTTCGAGATGCCGTTCGCCGGCCACCCCACGCTGGGCACCGCCCAGGTGGTGAGCGGACTGGTCGGCGGCGGCGCCGCCCTGGTGCTGGAGCTCGCGGCTGGCCTGGTGGAGGTGCGCCACCAGGCGGGCGGCTGGACGCTGCGCGCCGCCCGGGCGCCCGGGGTGCGGGAGCCGGCGGCCAGCCCCGACGAGCTGGCCGCTTTGGTGGGGCTGCCGCCCGGCGCCGTCGCCCGGCCGCTCTGGGTGGACACCGGGGTCGAGCAGCTGCTCCTGCCGGTGCGCCGCGCCGCCGACGTGAGGGCCGCCCGGCCGGACGCGGCGCGCCTGGCCCTCCACGGCCGCGGCCCGGGCGGCGGGGAGGCCATGGCCTACGTCTTCGCCGAGGTGGCCCCCGGGCAGGTGGCGGCCCGCTTCTTCTTCATGGCGGGCGGCGGGGTGGTGGAGGATCCGGCCACCGGGTCGGCCTGCGCCAACCTGGGGGGCTGGCTCCTGGCCACCGGCGCGCCACTGCCGGCGCGGCTGGAGGTGGCCCAGGGGGAGGACGTCGGCCGCCCGTCCAGGCTCCACCTGCTGGTGGACCAGGCCGGCCAGGTCTTCGTGTCCGGCCAGGTGGTGGCGCTCGGGCGCGGGGTCCTGACCCTGTGA
- a CDS encoding 4Fe-4S binding protein → MDLLRLRLSLGRQTIAYPEGPARFPARFRGRPALSPQRCAEGCQACAEVCPTEAITGAGTPALALDTGACTFCGLCQEACPGQAITFTRDYRLAMRERGELVIRGDVPQLAAALDARMRRIFGRSLRLRQVSAGGCNGCEAELNAAGNVQFDLSRFGIEFVASPRHADGLVVTGPVTDHMRSALLATWEALPAPRLLIAVGACACSGGPVAGSPACADGLAGVIPGVAVDLWIPGCPPHPVTLLDGLLRLLGRVEGDDLRLEGTGLL, encoded by the coding sequence ATGGACCTCCTGCGGCTGCGGCTTTCCCTGGGCCGCCAGACCATCGCCTACCCGGAGGGGCCGGCCCGCTTCCCCGCGCGCTTCCGCGGGCGCCCGGCGCTCTCGCCGCAGCGCTGCGCCGAGGGCTGCCAGGCCTGCGCGGAGGTCTGCCCCACCGAGGCCATCACCGGCGCTGGGACGCCCGCGCTGGCGCTGGACACCGGGGCCTGCACCTTCTGCGGGCTGTGCCAGGAGGCCTGCCCCGGGCAGGCCATCACCTTCACCCGCGACTACCGCCTGGCCATGCGGGAGCGCGGGGAGCTCGTGATCCGCGGCGACGTCCCCCAGCTGGCGGCGGCGCTCGACGCGCGGATGCGGCGGATCTTCGGCCGGTCGCTCCGGCTGCGGCAGGTCTCGGCGGGCGGCTGCAACGGCTGCGAGGCCGAGCTCAACGCGGCCGGCAACGTGCAGTTCGACCTGTCGCGCTTCGGCATCGAGTTCGTGGCCTCGCCGCGCCACGCCGACGGCCTGGTCGTCACGGGGCCGGTCACCGACCACATGCGGTCGGCGCTCCTGGCCACCTGGGAGGCGCTGCCCGCCCCCAGGCTGCTCATCGCGGTGGGGGCCTGCGCCTGCTCCGGCGGGCCGGTGGCCGGCAGCCCGGCCTGCGCCGACGGGCTGGCCGGGGTCATCCCCGGCGTGGCGGTGGATCTCTGGATCCCGGGCTGCCCGCCGCACCCGGTCACGCTGCTGGACGGCCTGCTCCGCCTCCTGGGCCGGGTCGAGGGCGACGACCTGCGGCTCGAGGGGACCGGCCTGCTCTAG